In Chiloscyllium plagiosum isolate BGI_BamShark_2017 chromosome 18, ASM401019v2, whole genome shotgun sequence, a single genomic region encodes these proteins:
- the LOC122559183 gene encoding coiled-coil domain-containing protein 71-like, producing MSRCPPEGPAVQAWSRIPVVGPRALEDALSVWSPLSPDPLQSQSQLLSFVAGLRDEGYLPTVLRSRDVYGYTSSTCQVPAGAAAGASAAGASPGASAGPAAPGPGPGYSPAQGEASSRKKPRSRPQCNGWLRPPASGVRLGESPGRRPRGPDRRPPRPRDPDPDPDPDRDRERESGRRIQQQLHSLKARPRPRPRPRPRPRPRAQEDPSHSRRRRLQLLQSKVIKVDDSSSDEEVRRKAQRILRVNLSPVIRISPIPYPPR from the coding sequence ATGTCCCGGTGCCCCCCGGAGGGCCCGGCCGTTCAGGCCTGGTCACGGATCCCGGTGGTAGGGCCTCGGGCCCTGGAGGACGCGCTGTCCGTGTGGAGCCCCCTGTCCCCGGACCCGCTCCAGTCCCAGTCCCAGCTGCTGAGCTTCGTGGCCGGGCTCCGGGACGAGGGTTACCTGCCCACGGTGCTCCGGAGCCGGGACGTGTACGGCTACACCTCGTCAACCTGCCAGGTCCCGGCGGGGGCGGCCGCGGGGGCGAGCGCCGCGGGGGCGAGCCCGGGGGCGAGCGCGGGGCCCGCCGCCCCCGGCCCCGGCCCCGGTTACAGCCCGGCCCAGGGAGAGGCCTCCAGCCGGAAGAAGCCGCGGAGCAGGCCGCAGTGTAACGGCTGGCTGCGGCCTCCCGCCTCCGGGGTCCGGCTCGGGGAGAGTCCGGGGAGGAGGCCGCGGGGCCCGGACAGGAGGCCGCCCCGGCCCCGGGACCCGGACCCGGACCCGGACCCGGACAGGGACCGGGAGAGAGAGAGCGGCCGCCGGATCCAGCAGCAGCTGCACTCCCTGAAGGCccggcccaggcccaggcccaggcctaGGCCCAGGCCCCGGCCCCGCGCACAGGAAGACCCCAGTCACAGCCGGCGGCGGCGGCTGCAGCTGCTCCAGTCCAAGGTGATCAAGGTGGATGACTCGTCCTCGGATGAAGAGGTTCGCAGGAAAGCTCAGAGAATCCTCCGGGTCAACCTGTCCCCAGTGATCAGGATCAGCCCGATCCCCTACCCACCCCGCTAG